The proteins below come from a single Natranaerofaba carboxydovora genomic window:
- a CDS encoding FtsK/SpoIIIE domain-containing protein, protein MLNVVLGYKGEKPIIKDLTKDKILTVCGVAGSGKTTYLLELISQLMIENTPEELQIIGSAFKNNLDFMRLEKAEHLDKIFYQDLGLIDYLKEKKEERKAIKEQKEYEDLPWIVVLIDDLVVSKVNEEVREELDELLPDLSNYKMIPVLTAQRPTPAYITDKLFDEATTFVLTKLSKGDLTRFSIDANDVKELYTLERLVITDKSRYIEVENPVVEV, encoded by the coding sequence ATGTTAAACGTTGTTTTGGGGTACAAAGGTGAAAAGCCAATTATAAAAGATCTTACTAAAGATAAGATATTAACGGTTTGTGGAGTTGCCGGCAGCGGAAAGACTACTTACTTGCTTGAATTAATCTCGCAGCTGATGATCGAAAATACCCCTGAAGAACTTCAGATAATTGGGAGTGCGTTTAAAAACAACCTAGATTTTATGAGACTTGAAAAAGCAGAGCATTTAGACAAAATATTTTATCAGGATTTAGGTTTAATTGATTATTTAAAAGAAAAAAAAGAAGAGAGAAAAGCAATTAAAGAACAAAAGGAATATGAAGATCTTCCTTGGATTGTTGTATTGATTGATGACCTGGTAGTCTCGAAGGTTAATGAAGAAGTTAGAGAGGAACTAGATGAACTATTACCTGACCTTAGTAATTACAAAATGATACCTGTTTTGACAGCACAAAGACCGACTCCTGCTTATATCACCGATAAGTTATTTGACGAGGCAACGACTTTTGTTTTAACTAAACTTAGTAAAGGAGATTTAACCAGATTCTCGATTGATGCTAATGATGTAAAAGAACTTTATACTCTAGAGAGATTAGTAATAACTGACAAAAGCAGGTATATAGAAGTAGAAAATCCTGTTGTAGAAGTTTAA
- a CDS encoding bifunctional metallophosphatase/5'-nucleotidase, whose translation MKSTAVVLALIVSLLFGLSLEQPSYAKEDYTFSILYTGDEHSALIPHSPAVNYDPDIDDFTRGGFARLKTLISEFREERENEDEPVLLVSSGDFHSGNLYSWLAFSDMAPELDLMQKMGYDIVTLGNHEYDFGAEFISEYLKNAGYPEKKDETKLLATNSYIPSDHSLSERGIKKNYLKELPNGLKVGFIGLLGDDGQYFILDSEPVEFTPVNDAARDNIDKLKKEGADVIVAVNHSGREYNNRLAEEVDGIDIIIGGHTHIPMHQPDKVNDTYIFEPGSHGEFLGKLMLGYNKENDEVTIRNEEYEVSHLTRVNHEVEEDEEIKNEVNRYTEKLNEMIEEITDGRFTDILEHVARSENIIRSRPRDRETPMGNLITDAMRFSVKDMTGEDVDFAFQANGQIRGDVIPGDTGEAKNKVSIYDMARLAGLGKTPERNPGYPMVLIHLTGKEIHTLLELTPFLNEYMGEALFMQTSGLRYSYDPDRAVLFYIPFLDIPVPTFRAVQTAEKYTGSGPQIGGYNKDAYEQIKRDDSRLYSVAADTYVMQFLPELGERLSHLSIEPKNARGEKIQNIEDAKVMSGDKAYTVWEGLLDYSRARGDISEYDTTTERISTASSFNLMILIWAVAGAIIGIIVGLGVYVKRKFSK comes from the coding sequence ATGAAAAGTACCGCTGTAGTATTGGCACTTATAGTATCTTTATTATTCGGATTATCTTTAGAGCAGCCATCTTATGCTAAAGAAGATTATACTTTTTCAATACTTTATACTGGTGATGAGCACTCGGCCTTAATACCACACTCTCCTGCTGTGAATTATGATCCGGACATTGACGATTTCACCAGAGGAGGTTTTGCGAGGCTGAAAACACTTATTTCTGAATTTAGAGAAGAAAGAGAAAACGAAGATGAACCTGTCCTATTGGTTTCGTCGGGAGATTTTCACAGCGGAAACCTATATAGCTGGCTTGCTTTTAGCGATATGGCCCCTGAATTAGACTTAATGCAGAAGATGGGCTATGATATTGTGACCCTTGGAAACCATGAATATGATTTTGGAGCGGAGTTTATCTCAGAATATCTGAAAAATGCTGGCTACCCTGAAAAAAAAGATGAGACCAAATTGCTTGCTACAAATTCATATATTCCATCAGATCATTCGTTGTCTGAGAGAGGTATAAAAAAGAATTATCTAAAAGAACTCCCAAATGGGCTCAAAGTTGGTTTTATAGGTTTATTAGGTGATGACGGTCAGTACTTTATTTTGGATTCAGAACCAGTAGAATTTACCCCCGTAAATGATGCTGCAAGAGATAACATAGATAAGCTTAAGAAAGAAGGGGCAGATGTTATTGTAGCTGTTAATCATTCAGGCCGTGAATATAACAATAGGCTTGCCGAAGAAGTCGATGGGATAGATATTATCATTGGTGGTCATACTCATATACCTATGCACCAACCAGACAAAGTTAATGATACCTATATTTTTGAACCAGGCAGTCATGGAGAATTTTTAGGGAAGTTAATGCTTGGATATAACAAAGAAAATGATGAAGTAACGATTAGAAATGAAGAATACGAGGTTAGTCATCTGACACGGGTTAATCATGAAGTTGAAGAAGATGAAGAGATTAAAAATGAAGTTAATAGATATACAGAAAAATTAAATGAGATGATTGAGGAAATTACCGATGGAAGATTCACTGATATCCTTGAGCATGTTGCAAGAAGCGAAAATATAATAAGAAGTAGACCAAGAGATAGAGAAACTCCTATGGGGAACTTGATTACCGATGCTATGAGATTTTCTGTTAAGGATATGACTGGTGAAGATGTGGATTTTGCATTTCAGGCTAATGGTCAAATTAGAGGAGATGTAATTCCGGGAGACACAGGCGAAGCAAAAAATAAGGTTTCAATTTATGATATGGCAAGATTAGCTGGTCTTGGGAAAACGCCTGAAAGAAACCCTGGATATCCGATGGTTTTAATTCATCTTACAGGCAAAGAGATTCATACTCTGTTAGAGCTTACTCCATTTTTGAATGAATACATGGGAGAGGCATTGTTTATGCAGACATCTGGGCTTAGATATAGCTATGATCCTGACAGAGCAGTTCTATTTTATATACCATTTTTGGATATACCTGTGCCCACTTTTAGAGCGGTTCAGACTGCTGAGAAGTATACTGGAAGTGGACCCCAAATTGGTGGGTATAATAAAGATGCTTATGAACAAATAAAACGAGATGATTCAAGACTTTATAGTGTGGCGGCTGATACTTATGTGATGCAATTCTTGCCTGAACTAGGGGAAAGGTTATCCCATCTTTCTATAGAGCCCAAAAATGCTAGAGGTGAAAAGATTCAAAATATTGAAGATGCTAAAGTTATGTCAGGTGATAAAGCTTATACTGTCTGGGAAGGGCTTTTAGACTATTCTAGGGCTAGAGGTGATATTAGTGAGTACGATACAACAACAGAGAGGATTAGTACTGCTTCTTCTTTTAACCTGATGATACTAATTTGGGCGGTTGCTGGAGCTATAATTGGAATTATTGTAGGCCTTGGAGTATATGTCAAACGAAAGTTTTCCAAGTAA
- a CDS encoding amidohydrolase family protein: MKIINAGFYIDLYKEKLIENAEILIDKSSYKVLTNNTQNNTNTNCYEAINLSKLYVLPALIDSHVHFALNGLHFENSISLWDHPDELEKALSNRLYNTFSSGIGAVRDGGDLKNIGLKAKKLSSSFNSSPYVIACGEGLRRSGCYGSFLGSGLSEELDDEKFHLDKKLKAMKKSGIDQLKIILSGVVSFKEYGKVGKKQFNKTELTKIINSANTFDLPVMAHVNSKEHINTALSVGVHTIEHGYFICEKLLDKMAENKVYWVPTVVPVANQLIKRKDNYTKEQRDIITKTYKNQLKMLKKAVELGVKVGVGTDAGAVGVEHGKDYFGEIMLYKEAGLDNMTILKAACKWNREILNINYDKNIGFIGVKENPLENLEVLRNPEIIIK; this comes from the coding sequence ATGAAAATAATCAATGCCGGCTTTTATATTGATTTATACAAAGAAAAACTTATAGAAAATGCTGAAATACTCATCGATAAATCAAGTTACAAAGTATTAACTAACAATACACAAAATAATACAAATACAAACTGTTATGAAGCTATTAATCTTTCAAAACTTTACGTTCTCCCGGCCCTAATAGATAGTCATGTTCATTTTGCTTTAAATGGATTACATTTTGAAAATTCCATCTCTCTATGGGACCATCCTGACGAATTAGAAAAAGCTTTGTCAAACCGTTTATATAACACTTTTTCTAGTGGAATAGGTGCAGTAAGAGACGGCGGAGATCTTAAAAATATAGGGCTAAAAGCAAAAAAGTTATCCTCATCATTTAATAGTTCTCCTTATGTTATTGCCTGTGGTGAAGGGTTAAGGCGCAGCGGTTGTTATGGCTCTTTTTTGGGTAGTGGTTTATCAGAAGAATTAGATGACGAAAAATTTCATCTAGACAAAAAATTAAAAGCAATGAAAAAAAGTGGTATAGATCAATTAAAAATTATTCTAAGTGGAGTCGTTAGCTTCAAAGAATATGGCAAAGTTGGAAAAAAACAATTTAATAAAACAGAGCTAACTAAGATAATAAATTCAGCAAATACGTTTGATCTGCCTGTCATGGCTCATGTTAACTCAAAAGAACATATAAATACTGCATTATCAGTTGGAGTCCATACTATAGAACATGGATACTTCATCTGTGAAAAACTCTTAGATAAAATGGCTGAAAACAAAGTTTATTGGGTACCTACTGTTGTCCCTGTCGCAAACCAGCTAATCAAAAGAAAAGATAATTATACAAAGGAGCAAAGAGATATAATAACTAAAACCTATAAGAACCAATTAAAAATGTTAAAAAAAGCAGTAGAGCTTGGGGTAAAGGTTGGAGTTGGCACTGATGCAGGAGCTGTTGGCGTTGAACACGGCAAAGATTATTTCGGGGAAATTATGCTGTACAAAGAAGCTGGACTTGATAATATGACAATTTTGAAGGCCGCCTGCAAGTGGAACCGTGAAATACTTAATATAAACTATGACAAAAATATTGGGTTCATTGGAGTAAAAGAAAATCCGTTAGAGAACCTGGAAGTATTGAGAAATCCTGAAATTATTATAAAGTAA
- a CDS encoding DUF2284 domain-containing protein, producing the protein MDFWEQIKKSGEIMSIFEEGGVYRQKLIKTRKITVDERVRFQCSHLGCGSYGKPMCPPNLPSIDEFKRFLAGYSFGIIVQLAKDIPDTTPADEAKEIYNDLAVDLHRLILKGERKAFSEGFPFAGGFIGGACKLCKACKTPCINKDDARPSMEGMGIDVLETCRQFGLDVTFDKSRIIWTGLLLLD; encoded by the coding sequence ATGGATTTTTGGGAGCAAATCAAAAAAAGTGGAGAGATTATGAGTATATTCGAAGAGGGGGGAGTATACAGGCAAAAATTAATTAAAACTAGAAAAATCACTGTGGATGAAAGAGTAAGATTTCAATGTTCTCATCTTGGGTGTGGCTCCTATGGCAAACCAATGTGTCCTCCAAACCTACCCTCAATCGATGAGTTTAAGCGGTTTTTGGCAGGCTATAGTTTTGGCATAATTGTACAGTTAGCCAAAGATATCCCTGATACAACACCAGCTGATGAAGCTAAAGAGATTTATAATGATTTAGCAGTTGACCTACACAGGCTTATCCTAAAAGGGGAAAGAAAAGCCTTTTCTGAAGGGTTCCCTTTTGCAGGTGGCTTCATCGGGGGAGCTTGCAAACTCTGCAAAGCATGCAAAACCCCCTGTATTAACAAAGATGATGCCAGGCCATCTATGGAAGGAATGGGTATAGATGTACTTGAAACATGTCGTCAGTTTGGCCTTGATGTGACTTTTGACAAAAGCCGAATTATTTGGACAGGGCTACTACTTTTAGATTAA
- a CDS encoding DUF421 domain-containing protein, which translates to MALTMLYRTVIVYIIIFTLLRIMGKREVAQLSSFDLVVAIMMAEVSVLTIEDDTMPIYVGAIPLVTLFALEILVSRITIKNRKIRAIVEGKPTILIDRGRIKEYELKSVRINLNDLTSQLRQKNVQNISEVEYAVLEPSGQLSVIKKADKRTVTKEDMNITPPRDALPVPIIMDGKIEYEHLDKFNLTEKWLQSELQKKGYSSPREIFYASLDSDGSLYISPKESYLYDYQHS; encoded by the coding sequence ATGGCTTTAACCATGCTTTATAGGACTGTTATAGTATATATTATTATATTTACCCTCTTAAGGATTATGGGGAAAAGAGAAGTTGCCCAGTTATCATCTTTTGATCTTGTTGTAGCCATTATGATGGCAGAAGTTTCTGTATTGACTATTGAAGATGACACAATGCCTATATACGTAGGAGCTATCCCTCTTGTAACACTCTTTGCCCTTGAAATCTTGGTCTCTAGAATAACGATTAAAAACAGAAAAATAAGAGCTATCGTTGAGGGAAAGCCAACTATACTTATTGATAGAGGGAGAATAAAAGAATATGAATTAAAGTCAGTGAGAATTAATTTGAATGACTTAACATCCCAGTTAAGACAGAAAAATGTTCAAAACATTAGTGAAGTAGAGTATGCAGTATTAGAACCCTCAGGTCAGTTAAGTGTGATAAAAAAAGCAGATAAAAGAACAGTCACCAAAGAAGATATGAATATAACGCCTCCTCGGGATGCACTGCCGGTGCCCATCATAATGGATGGCAAAATAGAATATGAACATCTTGATAAGTTTAACCTAACAGAAAAATGGCTCCAAAGTGAGTTGCAAAAAAAGGGCTACAGCTCTCCAAGAGAGATTTTTTATGCTAGTTTAGATTCTGATGGGAGTTTGTACATTAGTCCAAAAGAATCTTATCTTTATGATTACCAACATAGTTAG
- a CDS encoding fumarylacetoacetate hydrolase family protein — translation MKLIRYCNNIKDNINYGTLDDKSGMIHELEGSYFDSFARTGNTLALEEVNLLSPVHPGKIVGVGLNYRDHAKEFGLSLPDEPMLFLKPSTTVIDPGSSIIYPEGSKRVDFEGELAIIIGSQVKGCDVDEASKYIFGYTCANDITARDLQKKDGQWSRAKSFDTFLPVGPCIETEVDPANLQVQTYVNGEEKQNSNTSEMVFNVYELVSFISSIMTLEPGDVIITGTPPGVGPLSRGDQVEVKIQNIGVLKNDVL, via the coding sequence ATGAAATTAATAAGATATTGTAATAATATAAAGGATAATATAAATTACGGTACGTTAGATGATAAATCGGGGATGATACACGAATTAGAAGGAAGCTACTTTGATAGTTTTGCCAGGACAGGTAATACACTAGCTTTAGAAGAAGTTAACCTTCTGTCTCCTGTTCACCCGGGTAAGATTGTAGGAGTAGGTCTTAACTATAGAGACCATGCCAAGGAATTTGGGCTTAGCCTGCCTGATGAACCAATGTTATTTTTGAAGCCTTCTACTACTGTTATTGATCCGGGATCCTCTATTATATACCCGGAGGGCTCTAAGAGAGTGGATTTTGAGGGAGAGCTTGCAATAATAATTGGAAGCCAGGTAAAAGGCTGTGATGTAGATGAGGCGTCGAAATATATTTTTGGTTATACATGTGCTAATGATATAACTGCTAGAGATTTACAAAAAAAAGATGGTCAATGGTCTAGGGCAAAAAGTTTTGATACATTTTTACCCGTTGGACCATGTATTGAGACAGAAGTTGACCCGGCTAATTTGCAGGTACAAACCTACGTTAATGGTGAAGAGAAACAAAACTCTAATACTTCGGAAATGGTTTTTAATGTTTATGAGCTTGTGAGTTTTATTTCAAGCATTATGACCCTTGAGCCAGGTGATGTAATAATAACTGGTACTCCACCTGGGGTTGGTCCCCTTAGCAGGGGGGACCAAGTTGAGGTAAAAATTCAGAACATAGGTGTCTTAAAGAACGATGTATTATGA